A window of the Dongshaea marina genome harbors these coding sequences:
- a CDS encoding response regulator transcription factor produces MSQLLLIEDDPLLGEGLSQFLQRHGYEVDWLQLAQDVESHWLRADLVILDRQLADGDSLQYLASWLSLKALPVIILTARGELEERIDGLAAGARDYVTKPFAEEELLARIHAQLRPLGCAPLNYGPLTLDLSCQQASIEGKEIELTPKEFKLLWMLVQNPRRIYSRDELLNKVWGYQSFPSTRTIDNHILQLRQKFPGLTIETVRGIGYRLK; encoded by the coding sequence ATGAGTCAGTTACTGCTGATTGAAGATGATCCCCTGCTCGGTGAAGGCCTGAGCCAATTTCTGCAACGCCACGGCTATGAGGTAGACTGGCTACAGCTGGCTCAGGATGTTGAGTCCCACTGGCTTCGGGCCGATCTGGTGATCCTGGATCGCCAGCTTGCCGATGGCGATTCACTTCAGTACCTGGCAAGCTGGCTGAGCCTCAAGGCTCTGCCCGTGATTATCCTCACCGCCCGCGGGGAGCTGGAGGAACGGATTGATGGCCTGGCTGCAGGGGCCCGTGACTATGTCACCAAACCCTTCGCCGAAGAGGAGTTACTGGCCAGGATCCATGCCCAGCTACGCCCATTAGGCTGCGCCCCGCTAAACTACGGCCCCTTAACTCTGGATCTATCCTGCCAACAGGCCAGCATTGAGGGTAAAGAGATTGAGTTGACTCCCAAAGAGTTCAAACTGTTGTGGATGCTGGTGCAAAACCCTCGGCGCATCTACAGTCGGGATGAACTGCTCAATAAGGTCTGGGGATATCAGAGCTTTCCTTCAACTCGCACCATAGACAATCATATTTTACAACTGCGCCAAAAGTTCCCCGGGCTGACCATAGAGACAGTTCGGGGCATAGGGTACCGACTAAAATGA
- a CDS encoding sensor histidine kinase, which produces MRTPITSLALTIDSFRQHFDALSPPLQKAFARLLADNQRLQQLAHCSQHYLSLNPGQLSQDPPVLLSDWLSQLCERLEIYFSLEQDRQIRFALFWVSLILDNLVQNARLHGAAPIRIHVTLNKQLKICVEDQGRLSETRLRKLAKLSSRNKGMGIGLYLVSRILKNIGGRLKIQSSPSRFTLECPYESVTAD; this is translated from the coding sequence CTGCGCACTCCCATTACCAGCCTGGCACTCACTATCGACAGCTTTCGCCAACACTTCGACGCCCTCAGTCCTCCTCTGCAAAAGGCATTTGCCAGATTGCTCGCCGATAACCAAAGGCTACAGCAGCTCGCTCACTGTAGTCAGCACTACCTGAGCCTCAATCCCGGGCAACTTAGCCAAGATCCCCCGGTTCTGCTCAGTGACTGGTTAAGCCAGCTCTGTGAACGTTTAGAGATATATTTTTCACTGGAGCAGGATAGGCAGATACGCTTTGCGCTATTCTGGGTGAGCCTGATCCTCGACAACCTGGTGCAAAATGCCCGCCTGCATGGCGCCGCCCCGATCCGCATCCATGTGACCCTGAACAAACAACTTAAGATCTGTGTCGAAGATCAGGGGCGGCTCTCAGAGACCCGCTTGAGAAAACTTGCCAAACTCTCATCGCGTAATAAAGGGATGGGGATCGGCCTTTATCTGGTTTCTCGGATCCTTAAAAACATCGGAGGACGGCTGAAGATCCAATCCTCCCCAAGCCGTTTTACCCTGGAGTGTCCCTATGAGTCAGTTACTGCTGATTGA
- a CDS encoding DUF3404 domain-containing protein yields MQPDTSYNNPLSQSWFTMIVLPFLLLLLLLPAPGIAKEPLASRWQEFTRQLEAQGSSPLVTAKALGRYPRALLVPQNQYPQLKTESWSQLLLLNQLRHNCTPPLHRAVGDKAVEFELAQCSHERLRVSWFRKSPWLHPAGGSYAGRYIKAHPDLAQAELKKLRPWVTLKNPYHPLHEALKSLSDDELTQLLEGTPWLLSQKNLWLQTRLGIYRFPHTRWKPLADSYNIRLTQTTGNYCALSQGRCALIRPLPPLPVPLPGCRHHPAASDPGRTDDPPTDPERQGETPSAAAINPRAAHSHYQPGTHYRQLSPTLRRPQSSSAKGICQIARR; encoded by the coding sequence ATGCAACCAGATACCAGCTACAATAATCCGCTCTCCCAAAGCTGGTTCACTATGATTGTACTTCCCTTTTTACTGCTCTTGTTATTGCTTCCCGCCCCGGGAATTGCCAAAGAGCCCCTGGCCTCCCGCTGGCAGGAATTTACCCGGCAGCTTGAGGCACAGGGCAGCAGTCCCCTGGTAACAGCCAAGGCACTGGGACGCTATCCAAGGGCCCTGCTTGTGCCTCAAAACCAATATCCTCAGCTGAAAACCGAAAGCTGGTCACAGCTATTGCTCCTCAACCAGCTTCGTCATAACTGCACTCCTCCCCTCCACAGGGCCGTGGGTGACAAGGCCGTTGAGTTTGAGCTGGCACAGTGCAGCCATGAGCGCCTTAGAGTGAGCTGGTTTAGAAAAAGCCCCTGGCTCCATCCGGCCGGGGGTAGCTACGCAGGGCGCTACATCAAGGCCCACCCGGATCTAGCCCAGGCCGAGCTGAAGAAACTTCGCCCCTGGGTCACCCTGAAAAACCCATATCATCCCCTGCATGAAGCACTTAAATCCCTCAGTGACGATGAGTTAACTCAGCTGCTAGAGGGCACTCCCTGGCTACTCAGCCAGAAAAACCTCTGGCTACAAACCCGCCTGGGAATATATCGCTTCCCCCACACCCGCTGGAAGCCCCTGGCGGATTCGTACAATATTCGACTCACTCAAACCACAGGTAATTATTGTGCTCTTTCTCAGGGGCGGTGTGCATTAATCAGGCCCCTACCCCCCTTACCTGTTCCTCTCCCTGGGTGTCGGCATCACCCTGCTGCTTCTGATCCTGGCCGGACTGATGATCCGCCAACGGATCCAGAGCGCCAGGGAGAGACGCCATCTGCTGCAGCTATTAACCCACGAGCTGCGCACTCCCATTACCAGCCTGGCACTCACTATCGACAGCTTTCGCCAACACTTCGACGCCCTCAGTCCTCCTCTGCAAAAGGCATTTGCCAGATTGCTCGCCGATAA
- a CDS encoding type 2 periplasmic-binding domain-containing protein gives MNLSKVLLILLCVSCPLQAKTITFCYDGYPQSTLLPVEHASTLAPEKLLPLLIMAAGQKAGLRVNFQRNSQAQCERGIRSGRYDGMFAMRWTAQRARWLAYPKDSQGHLDTARYLWRIRYLIYVPNDSSVTWNGHRFHGIRKGLDAPDNFMSERRLGALGVLTNYKRESSDQEIMRVIKGQLDGFVLQKSTGEEMIRRLGLGDSLRPLAKPLIQMDLYAPLSKSFVASHPKSAQNFWNALAYLRDNQACYYQLVMR, from the coding sequence ATGAATCTCTCAAAAGTCCTTCTGATACTGCTCTGTGTCAGTTGCCCGCTGCAAGCCAAGACCATAACTTTTTGTTATGACGGATACCCGCAATCCACGTTATTGCCGGTTGAGCATGCCTCAACCCTGGCCCCTGAGAAGCTTTTACCCCTGTTGATCATGGCGGCCGGACAAAAAGCGGGCCTTAGGGTGAACTTTCAGCGCAACAGCCAGGCCCAATGTGAGCGTGGGATCCGCTCAGGACGATATGATGGGATGTTTGCGATGCGCTGGACTGCTCAAAGAGCTCGCTGGCTGGCTTATCCCAAAGATAGTCAGGGACATCTGGATACTGCACGCTACCTGTGGCGGATCCGTTATCTCATCTATGTACCGAATGATTCATCGGTGACCTGGAATGGTCACCGTTTCCATGGGATCCGCAAGGGGCTGGATGCTCCGGATAACTTCATGAGTGAACGCAGGCTCGGTGCGTTAGGGGTTCTCACCAACTACAAACGGGAAAGTTCAGATCAGGAGATCATGCGGGTCATCAAGGGACAACTCGATGGTTTCGTGCTGCAAAAATCCACAGGCGAGGAGATGATCCGTCGTCTGGGATTAGGTGATAGTTTAAGGCCCCTGGCTAAGCCTTTGATCCAGATGGATCTGTATGCCCCCTTATCCAAATCTTTTGTTGCCAGCCACCCCAAGAGTGCACAAAATTTTTGGAATGCCCTGGCGTATCTCAGAGATAACCAAGCCTGTTATTACCAGCTGGTGATGCGCTGA
- a CDS encoding glycoside hydrolase family 5 protein yields MKTTKILLLICSSLLVSSNTFGADLIHFWDEPQHGGNSFNRLPPDQAYFEALRQYHASWVRLAYGKWKSKERDFLIGDADDYQGLVKSDLNTLKSVIGRAHKAGLKVVVTPLSLPLARWSQNNGGKTDSRLWQSKGNWQVAAKFWRDLAAELKNTPGIAAYNIINEPTPEKGAGLAEHATVKQMQAWYAKHKGGARDLPLFYETIIRAIRSVDPLTPIMVDAGWYAAADDFSYWPKPLSDKRVLYSFHMYEPYAATSGPNLRRKHPYVYPGKVPFGDGAVQLWDAKRVAQYLTLPVNWAREQKIPMNRLVAGEFGCVRKMNSCKQYLTDVLTVLDQYRLHWAFYSFREDSWDAMNYELGPSKMLDGNIGRPRKKESPIL; encoded by the coding sequence ATGAAAACCACAAAAATTCTCCTTCTCATCTGTTCATCTTTATTGGTGAGCTCAAATACTTTTGGCGCCGATCTGATCCATTTTTGGGACGAGCCTCAGCATGGCGGCAATAGCTTCAATCGATTACCACCTGATCAGGCCTATTTTGAGGCACTGAGACAGTACCATGCCAGTTGGGTTCGGCTGGCTTATGGGAAGTGGAAGTCCAAAGAGCGTGATTTCCTGATAGGGGATGCAGATGACTATCAGGGGCTGGTGAAGTCGGATTTGAACACCCTAAAATCTGTCATTGGGCGAGCTCACAAGGCCGGGCTCAAGGTTGTGGTCACTCCCCTGTCTCTTCCACTCGCTCGCTGGAGCCAAAATAATGGGGGAAAAACCGATAGCCGGTTATGGCAGAGTAAGGGCAACTGGCAAGTCGCTGCAAAGTTCTGGCGAGATCTCGCCGCCGAGTTAAAAAATACCCCCGGGATTGCGGCCTATAACATTATTAACGAGCCGACACCCGAAAAAGGTGCAGGCCTTGCCGAACATGCCACGGTGAAGCAGATGCAGGCCTGGTATGCCAAACACAAAGGGGGGGCCAGAGATCTGCCGCTTTTTTATGAAACCATCATCCGGGCGATCCGTAGCGTAGATCCACTGACACCAATCATGGTGGATGCAGGTTGGTATGCCGCAGCCGATGATTTTAGCTATTGGCCAAAACCACTTTCAGATAAACGGGTGCTCTATAGCTTTCATATGTATGAGCCCTATGCGGCGACCAGCGGCCCGAACCTTCGGCGCAAACACCCCTATGTTTACCCTGGCAAGGTGCCCTTTGGAGATGGAGCTGTTCAGCTTTGGGATGCAAAGCGGGTTGCTCAGTATCTGACCCTGCCGGTCAACTGGGCAAGAGAGCAGAAGATCCCGATGAACCGGCTGGTGGCGGGCGAGTTTGGCTGTGTTCGTAAGATGAATAGCTGCAAGCAGTATCTGACGGATGTATTAACCGTTTTGGATCAATACCGGCTGCACTGGGCTTTTTATAGCTTTCGCGAAGATAGCTGGGATGCGATGAACTATGAGCTTGGCCCCAGCAAAATGTTGGATGGAAATATTGGCAGGCCCAGGAAAAAGGAGAGCCCGATCCTGTGA
- the sixA gene encoding phosphohistidine phosphatase SixA, with amino-acid sequence MRVFIMRHGQAVTHASRDALRPLTDVGKQESRAVGYWLRDKISELDYVMHSSYLRAQQTWQIISDILPTPKRVDLSDEIVPHGDPQLIADYLLGFAEHHGYQNILLVSHLPFVGYLVSELASHQGAPIFPTSGVACIEIEDNGDRGELRWLEGPHSI; translated from the coding sequence ATGCGAGTCTTTATTATGCGCCATGGACAGGCGGTTACCCACGCTTCACGGGATGCGCTTCGTCCGCTGACTGATGTCGGTAAACAGGAGTCGCGAGCCGTTGGTTATTGGTTGCGGGATAAAATATCTGAGCTTGATTATGTGATGCATAGCAGTTACCTGCGTGCGCAGCAGACCTGGCAGATCATCAGTGATATTCTCCCGACGCCCAAGCGAGTGGATCTCAGTGATGAAATAGTCCCCCATGGCGATCCGCAGCTCATCGCAGACTATCTGCTTGGATTTGCCGAGCATCATGGCTACCAGAACATACTGTTGGTGAGCCACCTTCCTTTCGTCGGCTATCTGGTTTCTGAGCTTGCCAGTCATCAGGGCGCTCCCATCTTTCCAACCTCAGGGGTTGCCTGTATCGAAATCGAGGATAATGGCGACAGGGGTGAGCTTCGCTGGCTTGAGGGACCCCACAGCATCTGA
- a CDS encoding GNAT family N-acetyltransferase, which yields MISKYKAIHQQQIIDAISQDPDWACFTQGDALEHYKAALESGVTYVAHSDGEFCGYLRALLDPHFALYISELYVVTKWRNNKIGQALLQKASDDHSELSVYVLSDEDGYYLKKGYGKAGSVFLLSEPGVPDDVL from the coding sequence ATGATATCTAAATACAAAGCAATCCATCAGCAACAGATTATAGATGCCATTTCACAAGATCCGGATTGGGCTTGCTTCACCCAGGGTGATGCACTCGAACACTATAAGGCGGCATTAGAGAGCGGGGTTACTTATGTCGCCCATAGTGACGGGGAGTTTTGTGGTTACCTGAGGGCTCTGCTAGATCCTCATTTTGCACTCTATATCAGTGAACTCTATGTCGTCACCAAATGGAGAAATAACAAGATTGGGCAAGCCCTTTTGCAGAAGGCCTCAGATGATCACAGCGAGTTAAGCGTTTATGTGTTATCCGATGAGGATGGCTATTATCTGAAAAAAGGATACGGCAAGGCTGGCTCTGTCTTTTTACTATCAGAGCCCGGGGTGCCTGACGATGTCCTCTAA
- a CDS encoding nucleoside hydrolase produces the protein MIKKIIIDTDPGIDDAFALLFAKRHPQLQLMGITTVAGNASVEQTTHNALFLKEQFKMEVPVCQGAAVALHGEPHQYPAHIHGHNGLGDIEIPQAVPELHSLSAVDFLIQSIMQHPGEITLVTLGQLTNLALALERQPEIASLVKEVVVMGGALGYQGHQGNLTPVAEANIGCDPEAAEKVFAANWPLTLVGLDVTNEIWLDTLQLNELADKGGAEGELLATISGCYADFYHQNTGREGVAAHDVSAIAYLVAAEHFETKQGVLRVVTQGWSRGQTQLIVKNRRLANDPDWCDLPEKTACIGVDSKRLNQILMETLLYQ, from the coding sequence ATGATAAAAAAAATAATTATTGATACCGATCCCGGCATTGATGATGCCTTTGCGCTGCTATTTGCCAAGCGGCATCCTCAATTGCAATTGATGGGGATCACCACGGTTGCAGGGAATGCCAGTGTCGAGCAGACGACCCACAATGCGCTGTTCTTAAAAGAGCAATTTAAGATGGAGGTTCCTGTCTGTCAGGGGGCTGCGGTTGCGCTGCATGGTGAGCCTCATCAGTACCCGGCCCATATTCATGGGCACAATGGCTTAGGTGATATTGAGATCCCGCAGGCGGTTCCCGAGCTTCACTCTCTGTCTGCGGTTGATTTTTTGATCCAGAGCATAATGCAGCATCCGGGGGAAATCACCCTGGTGACATTGGGCCAGCTTACCAACCTGGCCCTGGCTCTGGAGCGTCAGCCTGAAATCGCGAGTCTGGTCAAAGAGGTTGTGGTGATGGGAGGAGCTCTCGGATACCAGGGGCATCAGGGAAACCTGACGCCGGTTGCGGAGGCAAATATTGGTTGCGATCCGGAGGCGGCAGAAAAAGTGTTTGCCGCCAACTGGCCCCTGACCCTGGTTGGGCTGGATGTGACCAATGAGATCTGGCTGGATACGCTGCAGCTCAACGAATTGGCCGACAAAGGGGGAGCAGAGGGGGAGCTACTCGCTACGATCAGCGGCTGTTATGCCGACTTTTATCATCAAAACACCGGGCGTGAAGGGGTGGCGGCCCATGATGTATCCGCAATCGCTTATCTGGTGGCGGCTGAGCACTTTGAGACCAAACAGGGAGTGTTAAGAGTGGTGACCCAGGGCTGGTCGCGTGGGCAAACCCAACTCATTGTCAAAAATCGCCGCCTGGCCAATGATCCCGATTGGTGTGATTTGCCGGAAAAAACTGCCTGTATTGGCGTTGACTCGAAGCGGCTTAACCAGATCCTGATGGAGACCCTGCTCTATCAATAA
- the scpA gene encoding methylmalonyl-CoA mutase, translating into MSVETQQWEQAATKQLKGKPVDSLKRTTPEGIEVKPLYTAEDLENLETQNTMPGLAPYVRGPYPTMYAGRPWTIRQYAGFSTAKESNAFYRKNLAAGQKGLSVAFDLATHRGYDSDNPRVAGDVGKAGVAIDSVEDMKILFDQIPLDKMSVSMTMNGAVIPVMANYIVAAEEQGVSQEQLTGTIQNDILKEFLTRNTYIYPPAPSMRIISDIMGYCSKNMPRFNTISISGYHMMEAGANAVQQTAFTIADGIEYCKSAIAAGLSVDDFAPRLSFFFGIGMNFFMNIAMLRAARFLWNEEMMKFDPKNPKSCMLRTHCQTSGWSLTEQQPYNNIIRTTLECMSAVLGGTQSLHTNAFDEAIGLPTEFSARIARNTQIIVQEESQVCDVIDPLGGSYYVESLTNSIITEARKLIREIEKLGGMSKAIESGMPKKLIEEAAARTQARIELGEDVIVGVNKYKLDQEAEVPVLEISDEVRLEQIESLKKLKATRDNSAVEQALAKVTRVARDGGNLLEVAVEAVRLRATVGEISDAMETVFGRYSAKSELISGVYSSEYGQENSGFEQTKLRTAAFAEQEGRRPRILIAKIGQDGHDRGSKVVATALADLGFDVDLTPMFVTPQEAAKMAMENDVHAIGASSLAAGHKYIVATLDSELKKHGASDIKIFIGGVIPRQDYDELYQEGAKAVFGPGSNIVDVANEILDMISEPQSSEQQATEQSETAGCPA; encoded by the coding sequence ATGTCAGTTGAAACACAGCAATGGGAACAAGCTGCCACCAAACAGCTGAAAGGAAAGCCTGTTGATAGCTTAAAGCGGACAACCCCTGAGGGAATAGAGGTTAAGCCTCTTTATACCGCTGAAGATCTGGAAAACCTTGAAACTCAAAACACCATGCCGGGCCTGGCTCCCTATGTTCGTGGCCCTTACCCAACCATGTATGCCGGACGCCCCTGGACCATACGTCAATATGCGGGCTTCTCTACCGCTAAAGAGTCCAACGCCTTCTATCGTAAGAACCTGGCTGCCGGGCAGAAAGGTTTGTCGGTTGCGTTCGATTTAGCAACTCACCGTGGCTATGACTCAGATAACCCCAGGGTTGCCGGCGATGTGGGTAAGGCCGGGGTTGCGATCGACAGCGTCGAAGATATGAAGATCCTGTTTGATCAGATCCCGCTGGATAAGATGTCTGTTTCCATGACCATGAATGGTGCCGTGATCCCCGTGATGGCGAACTATATCGTCGCCGCAGAGGAGCAGGGCGTTAGCCAGGAGCAGTTAACCGGGACAATTCAGAACGATATCCTGAAAGAGTTTTTAACCCGTAATACCTATATCTATCCGCCAGCACCCTCAATGCGGATCATCTCAGACATCATGGGGTATTGCTCCAAGAATATGCCGCGCTTTAATACCATCAGTATTAGTGGTTACCACATGATGGAGGCGGGGGCCAATGCGGTTCAGCAAACCGCTTTTACCATTGCCGATGGGATTGAGTACTGTAAGTCTGCGATCGCTGCCGGCCTGAGTGTCGATGACTTTGCACCACGTCTGTCTTTCTTCTTTGGGATCGGGATGAACTTCTTCATGAATATTGCCATGCTGCGTGCGGCAAGATTCCTGTGGAATGAAGAGATGATGAAGTTTGATCCGAAAAACCCTAAATCCTGCATGCTGCGGACCCACTGTCAGACCTCAGGCTGGAGCCTGACCGAGCAGCAACCCTATAACAACATCATCCGTACCACCCTCGAGTGTATGTCTGCGGTACTCGGTGGCACTCAGTCATTGCATACCAACGCCTTTGATGAGGCGATTGGTCTGCCCACCGAGTTCTCGGCGCGGATCGCCCGTAATACTCAGATCATTGTGCAGGAAGAGTCCCAGGTGTGTGATGTCATTGATCCCCTGGGTGGCTCCTACTATGTGGAGTCTCTGACCAACTCCATCATCACCGAAGCCCGCAAACTGATTCGTGAAATTGAAAAGCTTGGTGGCATGTCCAAGGCGATTGAGTCCGGGATGCCGAAGAAGCTGATTGAAGAGGCTGCGGCCCGCACCCAGGCACGGATCGAGCTGGGTGAAGATGTGATTGTCGGGGTCAATAAATACAAGCTGGATCAGGAAGCTGAGGTTCCGGTGCTGGAGATCTCCGATGAGGTTCGCCTGGAGCAGATTGAGAGCCTGAAGAAGCTTAAAGCGACCCGGGATAACAGCGCCGTTGAACAGGCGCTGGCCAAGGTAACCCGGGTGGCCCGTGATGGTGGAAACCTGCTGGAAGTTGCCGTGGAAGCGGTGCGCCTTCGTGCCACCGTGGGTGAGATCAGTGATGCGATGGAGACAGTGTTTGGCCGTTACAGCGCTAAATCTGAGCTTATCTCAGGTGTTTACTCATCAGAGTATGGTCAGGAAAACAGCGGCTTTGAGCAAACCAAGCTACGCACCGCAGCCTTTGCCGAGCAGGAGGGACGTCGCCCAAGGATCCTGATCGCCAAGATTGGCCAGGATGGGCACGACCGGGGCAGCAAGGTGGTTGCAACCGCACTGGCCGATCTCGGGTTTGATGTGGATCTGACACCAATGTTTGTGACCCCGCAGGAAGCGGCCAAGATGGCGATGGAGAATGATGTGCATGCGATCGGTGCTTCCTCTTTGGCTGCCGGACACAAATATATAGTGGCAACCCTGGATAGTGAGCTGAAAAAGCATGGCGCTTCGGATATCAAGATCTTCATCGGTGGGGTGATCCCACGCCAGGATTACGATGAGCTCTATCAGGAGGGAGCAAAAGCGGTGTTTGGCCCAGGCTCAAACATAGTGGATGTTGCCAATGAGATCCTGGATATGATCAGTGAGCCGCAATCTTCTGAGCAGCAGGCAACTGAGCAGAGTGAAACCGCAGGCTGCCCAGCCTAA
- the scpB gene encoding methylmalonyl-CoA decarboxylase, whose product MSLVETKFENHVGTITLNDQRHLNALSAELVDDIIHALNEFNNSETRAVIIRAPKGVKVFSAGHDVKELPKGTVDPLTYNDPLRRVVRELELFPHPTIAMMEGTVWGGACELVMSCDILISSDTSTFAITPAKLGVPYNLSGVLNFMQNISIPVMKEMLFTAEPISASRAVEIGMINHAVPVEQLEGFTIEMAAKITRNAPLSISVMKDEMRVLAGAFPLNPVDFERIQGNRRKVYNSKDYLEGINAFFEKRRPEFKGE is encoded by the coding sequence ATGTCTCTCGTAGAAACTAAATTCGAAAATCACGTCGGAACCATCACCTTAAATGACCAAAGACACCTCAATGCGCTGAGCGCTGAATTGGTCGATGATATTATTCATGCCCTCAATGAGTTTAATAACTCTGAAACTCGCGCCGTGATTATTCGTGCGCCGAAGGGGGTCAAGGTGTTCTCGGCCGGTCACGATGTGAAGGAGCTTCCAAAAGGCACGGTCGATCCCCTGACCTATAACGATCCACTGCGTCGCGTGGTGCGTGAGCTGGAGCTGTTCCCACACCCAACCATAGCCATGATGGAGGGAACCGTATGGGGAGGTGCCTGTGAGCTGGTGATGAGTTGTGACATCCTGATCTCCTCTGATACATCCACCTTTGCGATCACTCCGGCCAAGTTGGGCGTTCCCTATAATCTGTCGGGTGTCCTCAACTTCATGCAGAACATCAGCATCCCGGTGATGAAAGAGATGCTATTTACAGCCGAGCCGATCTCCGCTTCTCGCGCCGTCGAGATCGGGATGATCAACCACGCTGTGCCTGTCGAGCAGCTTGAGGGCTTTACCATTGAGATGGCGGCCAAGATCACCCGTAACGCACCATTATCTATCTCGGTGATGAAAGATGAGATGCGGGTTCTGGCCGGAGCCTTCCCGCTCAACCCGGTTGACTTCGAACGAATCCAGGGCAACCGTCGCAAAGTCTACAACAGTAAGGATTACCTCGAAGGGATCAATGCCTTCTTTGAAAAGCGCCGCCCCGAATTTAAGGGCGAGTAG
- a CDS encoding succinate CoA transferase encodes MNIQTHAPVLSAEEAAALIPHDAMIGFSGFTSAGAAKAVPRALAQRAKALHAAQTPFKLKVLAGASTGKSVDSALAEANAISSRVGYQSSRELRKQINAEEVDFIDIHLSHLPQMVQSGSLGKLDFAVIEATEYSPDGRVYLSTSIGASPTYLECADKVIIEINRYHSPRLSEMTDILSVKRPPHRDLIPIFNPLSKAGRQYASVDPQKVVGIVYTDEPDEVPPFAAPDKTSELISNHVVEFLLWKMSTGQIPKEFLPIQSGVGNIGNAVMNGLGHHKDIPPFTMFTEVLQDSIVDLMESGKVQGASTCALTILPENLERIYNNMDFFAPRVVLRPQDISNNPTLARQLGVIAINTALEVDIYGNVNSTHVCGTDMMNGIGGSGDFERNGYLSIFVCPSIAKGGKISTIVPMCTHIDSSEHSVDAIITEQGIAYIRNLSPKKRAEVIIENCVHPMYKDFMRDYLASCKKGHIRHNLSRCFELHQNLLEQGAMLPGLRETA; translated from the coding sequence ATGAATATTCAAACACATGCTCCGGTGCTCAGTGCTGAGGAGGCTGCCGCACTGATCCCCCACGATGCCATGATAGGCTTTAGTGGATTTACATCGGCAGGTGCCGCCAAGGCGGTGCCACGGGCGCTGGCTCAGAGAGCGAAAGCGCTGCACGCAGCACAAACGCCCTTTAAACTCAAGGTCCTTGCGGGGGCATCCACGGGTAAGAGTGTGGACTCGGCCCTGGCTGAGGCCAACGCGATCAGCTCCAGAGTGGGCTACCAATCCTCCCGCGAGCTTCGCAAACAGATTAATGCCGAAGAGGTGGATTTTATAGATATTCACCTGTCTCACCTGCCACAAATGGTGCAGAGCGGCTCACTGGGCAAGCTTGATTTTGCGGTGATTGAGGCGACCGAGTACTCTCCCGACGGCCGTGTCTATCTCAGTACCTCCATCGGTGCCTCACCGACCTACCTTGAGTGCGCCGATAAGGTGATTATCGAGATCAACCGTTATCACTCGCCACGCTTAAGTGAGATGACCGACATCCTGAGTGTGAAGCGTCCACCACACCGGGATCTGATCCCGATTTTTAATCCGCTCTCCAAAGCGGGTCGCCAGTATGCCAGTGTCGACCCACAAAAAGTGGTCGGGATTGTGTATACGGATGAACCGGATGAGGTTCCTCCCTTTGCCGCCCCGGATAAGACCAGTGAGCTCATCAGCAATCATGTGGTGGAGTTTTTGCTGTGGAAGATGAGTACAGGGCAGATCCCCAAGGAGTTTCTGCCGATTCAAAGTGGCGTGGGTAACATAGGCAATGCGGTGATGAATGGGCTGGGTCATCACAAGGATATCCCTCCCTTCACCATGTTTACCGAGGTGCTTCAGGATTCCATCGTGGATCTGATGGAGAGTGGTAAAGTTCAGGGAGCCAGTACCTGTGCGCTGACGATCCTTCCGGAAAACCTGGAGCGGATCTATAACAACATGGACTTTTTTGCGCCCCGGGTAGTGCTGCGGCCACAGGATATCTCCAATAACCCGACCCTGGCACGCCAGCTGGGAGTGATCGCTATCAACACGGCCCTTGAGGTGGATATCTATGGTAATGTGAACTCCACTCATGTGTGTGGCACAGATATGATGAACGGCATTGGTGGCAGCGGTGATTTTGAGCGCAATGGCTACCTGTCGATCTTTGTCTGTCCCTCCATCGCCAAGGGCGGCAAGATCTCGACAATCGTGCCTATGTGCACCCATATCGATAGCAGTGAGCACTCGGTGGATGCCATCATCACCGAGCAGGGGATCGCCTACATTCGTAATCTGTCACCTAAAAAACGCGCCGAGGTGATTATCGAAAACTGTGTCCACCCCATGTACAAGGATTTCATGAGAGATTATCTCGCATCCTGTAAAAAGGGGCATATCCGCCACAACCTGAGCCGCTGCTTCGAACTTCACCAGAATCTCCTGGAGCAGGGAGCTATGCTGCCCGGATTACGGGAAACCGCATGA